One Thalassophryne amazonica unplaced genomic scaffold, fThaAma1.1, whole genome shotgun sequence genomic region harbors:
- the LOC117505721 gene encoding gastrula zinc finger protein XlCGF57.1-like produces MQHLLVIKEERLSEEKLWTSQEGQQFQRLDDTDAKKVPFTVVSVKTESDEKKPQTSLDHQNQTQESTEGEALTSSSTAQSALTAQADREDCGGSQAVASLQPDTSGRSSDSPETETDDSYEWKHTRELYSGLNNLKNSDISASDSRPSITRKQLTCSECGNLLKEHRSTQTNEKLCSCSECSKNWNQMENLDRDPSHAGEKQFACSVCGKRFRLRGNLNVHMRIHTGEKPFGCSECGKRFRLKDNLNVHIRIHTGEKPFGCSVCGEHFGEKSTLNKHMRIHTGEKPFACSVCDKQFGQKGILNRHMRVHTGKKPFVCLDCGKRFGQKGNLNVHTRIHAGEKPFGCSDCGKRFMLKSTLKKHMVIHTGEKPFSCSECGKRFVQKSSLNAHMKSHSFSKPFGCSNCDKRFMHRSSLSKHLIIHTDRKPFGCSECDKRFGQEGNLNVHMRSHAGEKPFGCSECGKRFGQKCNLKVHMRIHAREKPFGCSECGERFGEKSTLSTHMRIHIANKSLTL; encoded by the coding sequence ATGCAGCatctgttggtgattaaagaagaacgcCTCTCTGAAGAGAAACTCTGGACCAGTCAGGAGGGGCAGCAGTTTCAGCGACTGGACGACACTGATGCCAAAAAGGTTCCTTTCACTGTCGTCTCTGTGAAGACTGAAAGCGATGAAAAAAAACCACAGACATCACTGGATCATCAAAACCAAACTCAGGAGAGCACAGAGGGTGAGGCTCTGACCAGCAGCTCAACTGCACAGAGCGCACTGACAGCACAAGCTGACAGAGAAGACTGTGGAGGATCACAAGCAGTTGCCagcttacaaccagataccagtggcaggagttcagacagtcctgaaactgagactgatgacagttatgaatGGAAGCACACCAGAGAACTTTATTCAGGTTTAAACAATCTGAAAAACAGTGATATCTCTGCTAGTGATAGCAGACCCAGCATTACTAGGAAACAATTAACTTGTTCTGAATGTGGAAACCTCTTGAAGGAACACAGAAGTACTCAAACAAATGAGAAACTGTGTAGCTGCTCTGAGTGTAGCAAAAACTGGAACCAAATGGAAAACCTTGACAGAGACCCAAGTCATGCAGGAGAGAAACAATTTGCCTGTTCAGTGTGTGGTAAAAGGTTTAGACTGAGGGGTAATCTGAATGTGCACATGAGAATTCACACGGGAGAGAAACCTTTTGGCTGTtcagagtgtggtaaaagatttagacTGAAGGACAATCTGAATGTACACATAAGAATTCACacgggagagaaaccatttggttgCTCTGTGTGTGGTGAACACTTTGGAGAAAAGAGcaccctgaacaaacacatgagaattcatacaggagaaaaaccatttgcATGTTCTGTGTGTGATAAgcagtttggacaaaagggcattCTGAATAGACATATGAGAGTTCATACAGGAAAGAAGCCATTTGTCTGTTTAGATTGTggcaaaagatttggacaaaagggcaatcTGAATGTACACACGAGAATTCATGCTGGGGAGAAACCGTTTGGCTGTTCTGATTGTGGCAAAAGATTTATGTTAAAGAGCACTCTGAAAAAACACATGGTTatccatacaggagagaaaccattttccTGTTCGGAATGTGGGAAAAGATTTGTTCAAAAGAGCAGTCTGAATGCACACATGAAAAGTCATTCCTTCAGTAAACCGTTTGGCTGTTCCAACTGTGACAAAAGGTTTATGCATAGGAGCAGTTTGAGCAAACACTTGATAATCCATACAGACAGGAAACCATTTGGCTGCTCTGAGTGTGACAAAAGATTTGGACAAGAAGGCAATCTGAATGTGCACATGAGAAGTCATgcaggagaaaaaccatttggctgttcagagtgtggtaaaagatttggacaaaagtgcAATCTGAAAGTACACATGAGGATTCATGCaagagagaaaccatttggctgttcagaGTGTGGTGAAAGATTTGGTGAGAAAAGCACTCTGAgtacacacatgagaattcatatcgCAAACAAATCGCTGACTCTTTGA